GCCAGGGCCTCGGGGCGCAAACGATAGCCTTCGCAGGTGCCGCAGTGGCGGTTGTTCTGATAGCGTTCAAATTCTTCACGGATCCAGTTACTGTCGGTCTCGCGGTAGCGGCGCTCCATATTCGGGATCACACCTTCAAAGGCGCGGCTGACCTGATACACGCGGCCACCTTCATCGTAGCGAAATTTGATCTCTTCCTCACCCGAGCCATAAAGGAACACCTGCTGCACCTTTTCAGGCAGATCCATCCAGCGGGTGCTTTTGTTGAAATCGTAATGTTTCGCAATCGCTTCGATGGTTTGCAGGAAATAGGGCGACTTGCCCTTGCGCCAGGGCGCCAGCGCGCCGTCATAGATTTTCAAACTCGGGTCGGGCACGACAAGACGTTCGTCAAAGAACAGCTCGACCCCCAGACCATCACAGCTGGGGCAAGCGCCAAAGGGCGCGTTGAACGAAAACAGGCGCGGTTCGATTTCCGGGATGGTGAAACCGGACACGGGACAGGCAAAATTCTCGCTGAAAGTGATGCGTTCGGGGTCGCCCTCCTTGGGGGCGGTTTCCAGCACGGTGATGCCATCGGCCAGATCAAGGGCGGTGCGGAAACTGTCGGCCAGCCGCGTTTCCAGCCCCGCGCGCACGACGATCCGGTCAACGACCACATCAATGTCATGGCGGAATTTCTTGTCCAATGTTGGCGGCTCGTCCAGATCGTAAAATTCGCCGTCCACCTTGACGCGCTGAAAGCCCTGTTTGCGTAACTCGAGGAATTCCTTGCGATATTCGCCTTTGCGGTCGCGGATGATCGGCGCCAGAAGATAGCCGCGCGTGCCTTCCTCCATGTCCATCACCCGATCGACCATATCCTGCACCTGCTGTGCCTCGATCGGTAATCCGGTGGCGGGGGAAAACGGCGTGCCCGCGCGGGCAAACAACAGGCGCATGTAGTCGTAAATCTCGGTCACGGTGCCCACCGTCGAGCGCGGATTCTTGCTGGTGGTCTTTTGTTCGATCGAGATCGCAGGCGAGAGGCCGGAAATGTGATCCACATCCGGCTTTTCCATCATATCCAGGAACTGGCGCGCATAGGCCGAAAGCGATTCCACATATCTTCGCTGGCCCTCGGCATAGATCGTATCAAAGGCAAGGCTGGACTTGCCCGAGCCGGAAAGCCCTGTAATCACAACCAGTTGGTCGCGCGGAATGTCCACGTCGATGTTCTTGAGGTTATGTTCGCGCGCACCGCGCACTTCGATGAATCTTTGCTCTGCCATGCTGGCCCCCTGCTCGGTGGTTAAGATGTAGTTTAACTGGCGCGGGTCGCCAACCGAAAAAACGGAACATGTCGTGAACATGCAACCCACCCCTTTACATTTCATTTTTGGAATGTATTTATCCTCGGTAACTTAGAAACACGGAGCACACCATGCTGAATTTCCTTCGCACTCCTCAGAAAACCACAGGCAATGCGCCGCAAATGGATGCTGTCGCGCAGGTCGCGGCGGGCGCGCTGACCCTGATCGACATCCGCGACCCGGGCGAAATCGCTGCAAGTGGCATAGCCAAGGGCGCACTGGCAATCCCGCTTGCCACCCTGCGGATGCAGGCCGATCCGGCTAGCCCCGAACACCACAGCGCCCTGAAAACCGACCAGCCAATCGCGCTTTATTGCGCCTCGGGTGCGCGCTCGGCGATGGCCGCGACAATGCTGCGCCAGATGGGCTATGAGGATGTGACCAACCTCGGCGGGTTGCACGACTGGATCGCCGCGGGCGGCACGCTGGCCTGAGGCAGAGGTCAGGAATACCTGCCCCACGCCCCCCTTCCCCGACTCGGGCATCTGTGTTTCCCTAGGGTCATTCATTTGACCCTAGGATTTCATCATGCGCTGCCTTGCCCTGCTTTTGTCCCTGCTACTGCCCGCCACATTGGCCGCGCAGGACAGGCCCAACACGATCCTTGTGCTGGACGGTTCGGGTTCCATGTGGGGGCAGATTGACGGGGTTCCCAAGATCACGATCGCGCAGGATGTGGTCACGGATCTGCTGCAAACCCTGCCCGCTGATCAGCGCCTTGGGCTGACGGTCTATGGCCACCGCGAACGGGGCAATTGCTCGGATATCGAAACGGTCGTCGCCCCCGATCTGAACACCCGCGATGCCATTGCACAGGCTGTGGCCGGGATCAGCCCGCTGGGCAAGACGCCGATGACAGACGCCGTGATCGCTGCTGCAAACGCCCTGCGCTATACCGAAGACAGCGCCACAGTGATCCTTGTCAGCGACGGCGTGGAAACCTGCAACCCCGATCCCTGTGCCGCTGCGCGCCTGCTCGAGGAGGCCGGGATCGACTTTACCGCCCATGTCATCGGCTTTGATATTTCCGATGCCGAGGCCCTGGCGCAAATGCGCTGTATCGCCGAGGAAACCGGCGGCACGTTCCGCACGGCGCGCGACGCAGATGAACTGGCCGCCGCCCTGAGCGTGATCACCGAAGAACCCGAAATCATCACCGTCAACGGCACCTTCCGCGCCACCGAAAGCGCAGGTGGGCTATCGATCACCGATGATGTGCTCTGGAGCGTGACAAGCGATGCCGGTGTGATCGTCGACGATATGGCGGGCAATCCGATCAACATCGACCTGGCGGAAGGCAGCTACCGCGCCACCGCCACATGGGTCGTCAAGGAAGTGAGCGAAGACACGACCTTTACCGTATCCAGCGGCGGCGATGTCACCGTCACGATCCCTTTTGACATCCCCCTGCCCCAGGCCACGGTCACCGGACCCGCCAGCGCCGTGATCGGTGACACCGTGCAGGTGGCGTGGAGCGGCCCGAATGCCGCGCGCGATTATATCGCCGTCTCCGAAGTGGGGGAACGCGGCTACGTCAACTATAGCTATACGCAGGACGGCAGCCCGCTTGATCTGCAAATGCCACCCGAACCGGGCAGTTACGAATTGCGCTATATTCTGAACGACGGCAACGAAGTGCTCGCCAGCGCGCCCATCGAGGTGACGCCGCTGGCGGTGAACCTGATCGCCCCCGACACGGCCGCAATTGGTGAAACCGTGACAATCGGCTGGGACGGGCCGGACTATGCACGCGATTACATCAGCGTGGCACGGCCCGATGATCGCGGCTATGAAAACTACACCTACACCGCGCGGGGCAATCCGCTTGGGCTGGAAATGCCCGCGGAACCGGGCACCTACGAGGTGCGCTATGTCATGAATCAGGGCAGCACGGTTCTGGCCCGGGCCACGATCACCGTCAGCGACATCAAGGCCGGTCTTGTCGCCCCCGACGAAGCAACCGCTGGCGCGACAATTGCAGTTGGCTGGGATGGGCCGGATTATGCGCGCGATTATATCGCCGTGGGCGAAGTCGGCGAAGGCAGCTACATCAATTACACCTACACCCAGCAGGGCAACCCGGCGATGGTCGAAATGCCCACCGACCCGGGCAGCTATGAACTGCGCTACGTGCTCAACCAGGACCGCGAAGTCATCGCCACGCGGATGATCACCATTACCCCGCTTGCGGTGACGCTGGACGCACCCGATACCGCCCCTGTGGGCGCCGCCGTCGCGGTCACGTGGCAAGGCCCGGATTACACCCGCGATTTCATCTCTGTGGGTGAAGTCGGCGAAGGCGCCAACATCAATTATGCCTACACCCAGCAGGGCAATCCGGCGGTGGTGGACATGCCGACACAGCCCGGCACCTATGAATTGCGCTACGTGCTTGATCAGGACCGCGAGGTCGTGGCCACCCGCCTGATCACCGTCACCCCGATTGCGGTGACGCTGGACGCACCCGACACCGCGCCCGCTGGCAGCGAACTTGCAGTGACATGGGATGGCCCCGACTACAGCCGCGATTATATCGCCGTGAGCGAGGTCGGCGAGCGCGGCAACGTCAACTATGCCTACACCCAGCAGGGCAACCCCGCGATAGTGGAAATGCCCGCCATTCCGGGCACCTATGAATTGCGCTATGTGCTTGATCAGGACCGCGAGGTCGTGGCCACACGGATCGTCACCGTCACCCCCGTCAGCGCCGATTTCATGGCCCCCGATACGGCCCGCGCTGGCAGCACCATCGACGTGGGCTGGGCCGGGCCGGGCTATGCGCGCGACTTTGTCGCCATCAGCGAGATCGGCGAAAGCGGA
This portion of the Octadecabacter sp. SW4 genome encodes:
- a CDS encoding VWA domain-containing protein — its product is MRCLALLLSLLLPATLAAQDRPNTILVLDGSGSMWGQIDGVPKITIAQDVVTDLLQTLPADQRLGLTVYGHRERGNCSDIETVVAPDLNTRDAIAQAVAGISPLGKTPMTDAVIAAANALRYTEDSATVILVSDGVETCNPDPCAAARLLEEAGIDFTAHVIGFDISDAEALAQMRCIAEETGGTFRTARDADELAAALSVITEEPEIITVNGTFRATESAGGLSITDDVLWSVTSDAGVIVDDMAGNPINIDLAEGSYRATATWVVKEVSEDTTFTVSSGGDVTVTIPFDIPLPQATVTGPASAVIGDTVQVAWSGPNAARDYIAVSEVGERGYVNYSYTQDGSPLDLQMPPEPGSYELRYILNDGNEVLASAPIEVTPLAVNLIAPDTAAIGETVTIGWDGPDYARDYISVARPDDRGYENYTYTARGNPLGLEMPAEPGTYEVRYVMNQGSTVLARATITVSDIKAGLVAPDEATAGATIAVGWDGPDYARDYIAVGEVGEGSYINYTYTQQGNPAMVEMPTDPGSYELRYVLNQDREVIATRMITITPLAVTLDAPDTAPVGAAVAVTWQGPDYTRDFISVGEVGEGANINYAYTQQGNPAVVDMPTQPGTYELRYVLDQDREVVATRLITVTPIAVTLDAPDTAPAGSELAVTWDGPDYSRDYIAVSEVGERGNVNYAYTQQGNPAIVEMPAIPGTYELRYVLDQDREVVATRIVTVTPVSADFMAPDTARAGSTIDVGWAGPGYARDFVAISEIGESGYINYRYTNSGNPVQLEMPEAAGTYEIRYYLNQDRTVIGSRLITVTQ
- a CDS encoding rhodanese-like domain-containing protein produces the protein MLNFLRTPQKTTGNAPQMDAVAQVAAGALTLIDIRDPGEIAASGIAKGALAIPLATLRMQADPASPEHHSALKTDQPIALYCASGARSAMAATMLRQMGYEDVTNLGGLHDWIAAGGTLA